A portion of the Thalassotalea sp. LPB0316 genome contains these proteins:
- the dnaX gene encoding DNA polymerase III subunit gamma/tau yields the protein MSYQVLARKWRPKDFSQLMGQEHVVSVLYNALEQERLHHAYLFTGTRGVGKTTIARIFAKSLNCEQGISANPCGQCDTCLDIDSGRYIDLLEIDAASKTKVDDTREILDNVQYAPSRGRFKVYLIDEVHMLSRNSFNALLKTLEEPPEHVKFILATTDPQKLPITVLSRCLQFHLKALTVEQIKQQLATVLDAENVPVEPMALTALAKAARGSMRDCLSLTDQAIAQGRGAISFDNVQAMLGGVDHQWAFNILTCLIKQDGQALMALSQEIATYAPNYSQVLVQLIQLLHQIALAQVVGNHFDYTDEQGVLFEKLCQLMSAEDVQLFYQIALQGRKDLSLSLDEQAGFDMVLLRMLAFQPMARPTAQPQAQPIDSQADIASLNMLATQVAKPNSPVPQATAEQPIVEQAAFDQKSVEQVNSEQPVTESSVANSDVTEKVATLNSEQAEILQQAAQQGFDSQVEQTAVAEDPALQIQSDEPAPLESALVTPSEFTDHAEQSFEPNKAQNQEPSELSVSAQSTAPDTNLSAVTSEILATRNMLRSRKKGLDKPEKKLDDANERQPIPALNASTDLPDESALPEQPYSPEIIDPATIKKANQVDKWAFMIDAMGLNGRIRQLAINAVISDKSDDDNLHLLLDQNTKHLQSESAHEQLQSFISQYLKKPVTVHIEVIEQTQTAPFNIQTDINEKRLDYAIEIIKSDEVVQRLTTEFQAQLDEASIQPR from the coding sequence ATGAGTTATCAAGTTTTAGCGAGAAAATGGCGACCTAAAGACTTTTCACAGTTAATGGGTCAAGAGCATGTTGTAAGTGTACTTTACAATGCGCTTGAGCAAGAGCGATTACATCACGCTTACTTGTTTACTGGCACACGTGGTGTAGGTAAAACAACCATAGCTCGAATTTTCGCTAAAAGCTTGAACTGTGAGCAAGGTATCTCGGCGAATCCTTGTGGTCAATGTGATACCTGTCTCGACATCGATAGTGGCCGCTATATTGATTTATTAGAAATTGACGCAGCCTCGAAAACCAAAGTAGACGACACCCGGGAGATTCTCGATAACGTACAGTATGCGCCTTCTCGCGGACGCTTTAAGGTTTATTTAATCGATGAAGTACACATGCTTTCTCGAAACAGTTTCAACGCCTTATTGAAAACGCTAGAAGAGCCACCTGAGCACGTAAAATTTATTTTAGCGACAACGGATCCCCAAAAACTGCCAATCACCGTGTTATCGCGTTGTTTGCAATTTCATTTAAAAGCGCTAACCGTTGAACAAATAAAACAACAGTTAGCGACAGTATTAGACGCGGAGAATGTTCCTGTAGAGCCAATGGCACTAACGGCTTTAGCTAAAGCTGCGCGTGGCAGTATGCGCGACTGTTTGAGTTTAACCGATCAGGCTATTGCTCAGGGGCGTGGCGCAATAAGCTTTGACAATGTTCAAGCGATGCTTGGTGGTGTCGATCATCAATGGGCGTTTAATATTTTAACTTGTTTGATCAAACAAGATGGACAGGCATTAATGGCGTTATCTCAAGAAATAGCGACCTATGCCCCAAACTACAGCCAAGTGCTGGTCCAGCTTATTCAGTTACTGCATCAAATAGCACTAGCGCAAGTCGTTGGTAATCATTTTGATTATACTGACGAACAAGGTGTATTGTTCGAGAAACTCTGTCAATTGATGAGTGCGGAAGATGTTCAGCTGTTTTATCAAATAGCTTTACAAGGCCGTAAAGACCTATCATTAAGCTTAGATGAGCAAGCTGGTTTTGATATGGTGTTGTTGCGCATGTTAGCGTTTCAACCAATGGCCCGGCCAACGGCTCAGCCTCAAGCCCAACCTATTGATAGTCAAGCTGATATAGCATCATTAAACATGCTAGCAACTCAGGTAGCCAAACCTAATAGCCCTGTACCTCAAGCAACAGCTGAACAGCCAATTGTCGAGCAGGCTGCTTTTGATCAGAAAAGTGTTGAACAAGTAAACAGTGAACAACCTGTAACCGAGTCGTCGGTTGCTAATTCAGATGTAACAGAAAAAGTCGCTACATTAAATTCTGAACAAGCTGAAATACTACAACAGGCAGCGCAACAAGGCTTTGATAGCCAAGTTGAGCAAACTGCCGTTGCAGAAGATCCTGCGCTACAAATACAAAGCGATGAGCCCGCACCATTGGAGAGCGCTCTAGTCACACCAAGCGAATTTACTGATCACGCCGAACAAAGTTTTGAACCAAATAAAGCGCAAAACCAAGAGCCTTCGGAGCTATCAGTATCAGCTCAAAGTACAGCACCTGATACTAATTTATCAGCGGTCACTAGCGAGATCCTTGCGACCCGTAATATGCTACGCAGTCGTAAGAAGGGGTTAGATAAGCCTGAAAAAAAGCTTGATGACGCCAATGAGCGTCAACCAATCCCTGCATTAAATGCGAGTACTGATTTACCTGATGAATCAGCGTTACCTGAGCAGCCTTATTCGCCAGAAATTATTGACCCCGCAACCATTAAAAAAGCTAATCAAGTTGATAAATGGGCTTTTATGATTGATGCGATGGGCTTAAATGGGCGTATCAGGCAGTTGGCAATCAACGCAGTTATCTCTGATAAGTCAGACGATGATAATTTACATTTATTGCTCGATCAAAACACCAAGCATTTACAGAGCGAGTCGGCTCATGAGCAGTTGCAAAGTTTTATCTCTCAGTACTTGAAAAAGCCAGTGACTGTTCATATAGAAGTAATAGAACAAACACAAACTGCGCCGTTTAATATACAAACGGATATTAATGAAAAGCGATTAGACTACGCAATTGAAATCATTAAAAGTGATGAAGTCGTACAACGCTTAACTACAGAATTTCAAGCTCAATTGGATGAAGCGTCAATTCAACCGCGCTAG
- a CDS encoding YbaB/EbfC family nucleoid-associated protein, translating to MMKGGMGNLMKQAQQMQAKMQKAQEEIANMEVTGEAGAGMVKVTMTGSHSVRRVEIDESLMEDDKDMVEDLVAAAFNDAVRRVEEANKEKMGALTGGMQMPPGFKMPF from the coding sequence ATGATGAAAGGCGGAATGGGCAATTTAATGAAGCAAGCCCAGCAAATGCAAGCGAAGATGCAAAAGGCACAGGAAGAAATTGCTAACATGGAAGTCACTGGTGAAGCTGGTGCCGGTATGGTTAAAGTCACGATGACAGGTAGTCACAGCGTTCGTCGTGTAGAAATTGATGAAAGCCTGATGGAAGACGATAAAGACATGGTTGAAGATCTAGTCGCTGCAGCCTTTAACGACGCTGTTCGCCGTGTTGAAGAAGCCAATAAAGAGAAGATGGGCGCGTTAACGGGCGGTATGCAAATGCCACCTGGTTTTAAAATGCCGTTCTAA
- the apt gene encoding adenine phosphoribosyltransferase, giving the protein MTDKKIAVIKQAIHTIENYPIEGVMFRDITGILENAEAFKTTIELLKEKFSDQGFTKIVGTEARGFLFGAPLAIEMGIGFVPVRKPGKLPRATFAQTYDLEYGQDTLEIHQDALSADDKVLIIDDLLATGGTIEATTKLIRQVGATADSAAFVISLPELGGEEKLSQLGLNVYSILQYEGE; this is encoded by the coding sequence ATGACTGACAAAAAAATTGCAGTAATCAAGCAAGCTATCCACACAATAGAAAACTATCCTATCGAAGGCGTGATGTTTCGCGACATTACCGGTATTTTAGAAAATGCTGAGGCCTTCAAAACAACCATTGAATTGCTTAAAGAAAAATTTTCTGATCAAGGTTTTACCAAAATTGTCGGTACCGAAGCTCGTGGCTTTTTGTTTGGTGCGCCCCTAGCTATTGAAATGGGGATTGGCTTTGTTCCTGTTCGTAAACCCGGTAAGTTGCCGCGTGCAACGTTTGCTCAAACTTACGATTTAGAGTATGGCCAAGATACCTTAGAGATTCATCAAGACGCCTTATCTGCTGATGACAAAGTGCTAATTATTGACGACTTACTAGCAACGGGTGGCACAATTGAAGCGACAACGAAGTTAATTCGCCAAGTTGGTGCTACAGCTGATTCTGCAGCTTTTGTTATTTCATTACCTGAACTTGGTGGTGAAGAAAAACTTTCTCAATTAGGTTTAAATGTTTATTCTATTCTTCAATACGAAGGTGAGTAG
- the imuA gene encoding translesion DNA synthesis-associated protein ImuA yields MQHLIETLQNKQLIWQGNAKQSKRGCHSTGHSELDKQLNGGFPESGIIEVLSDIAIGELRLLLPTLTDQSNRLLVFIAPPGGVNGHFLLNQGIDLNKVIVIYPEDQTSALWSAEQCLKSGACYSVVMWAYESLAIHQVKRLKLASEKGQCRQFMMRRQRCESLSLPVDLSISLTAADNGLNVRVNKQKFAWPSALFSLSMRAKWPKLTKTQLADNVIVFPHTKVG; encoded by the coding sequence ATGCAACATTTAATAGAAACACTACAAAATAAACAATTGATTTGGCAAGGCAATGCCAAACAAAGCAAGCGCGGTTGTCATTCAACAGGCCATAGTGAGCTCGATAAACAGCTCAATGGCGGCTTTCCTGAATCAGGGATTATTGAGGTTTTATCAGACATTGCTATAGGTGAATTGCGTTTACTCTTACCTACATTAACCGATCAAAGTAACCGGTTATTAGTATTTATAGCGCCACCTGGTGGAGTTAATGGGCACTTTTTATTAAACCAAGGCATAGATCTTAATAAAGTGATTGTCATTTACCCTGAAGATCAAACCAGTGCACTGTGGTCAGCAGAGCAGTGTTTGAAGAGTGGCGCTTGTTATAGTGTGGTCATGTGGGCATATGAAAGCTTAGCGATTCATCAAGTAAAGCGCTTAAAGCTGGCAAGTGAAAAAGGGCAATGCCGACAATTTATGATGCGCCGGCAACGCTGTGAAAGCCTGTCGTTACCGGTTGACTTAAGCATTAGTTTAACTGCTGCTGATAACGGCTTAAATGTTCGAGTAAACAAACAAAAGTTTGCGTGGCCGAGCGCGCTTTTTTCTCTTAGTATGCGGGCAAAGTGGCCCAAGCTTACGAAAACACAGCTTGCCGATAACGTTATTGTCTTTCCTCATACGAAGGTGGGTTAA
- a CDS encoding Y-family DNA polymerase has translation MSLWLYLHFPALQLDSLFGDETLPVAIVDSKASTVVQCNVLAVRSGIKLGMGLGVAATLCHQLQVHPYQEQYERDKLKQIANWLYLVTADISLFEPDGLLIKVSDMLSLYPNLTTYWQAVQEHLNKLGVRYYYASAYSVYGARLLARAHENNILDDKQQLAQSIGSYSLEATDLPSKTVINLRRVGIQTIADLQRLALADIGKRFGLDIVTYIGKLTGQLKHPVEYYHPPEQFLHYLELLYEMSNLDWLKKPLSKVYSLLETFLRMRNKHARELIVTLHLRDKADQSLTVAAGQGEYKADKWLTLTLLRFESLTLQAPVVGITVQAKHLIHSVVEKNDLFVGRQGELSANELIAMLQAKLGNNQVQGVKAIYDHRPEYATKPCQPLQTNRPIEPQSVGVQPGFILPTPLPLQEKVVIEHGPSRIAAGWWDDNEVIRDYFIARTESGRWLWVFRTPEQHWFVHGLFS, from the coding sequence ATGTCACTGTGGCTTTATTTACATTTTCCTGCGCTACAGCTTGATAGCTTATTTGGCGATGAAACGTTACCGGTAGCGATTGTTGATAGTAAAGCGAGTACGGTTGTTCAATGTAATGTGCTGGCAGTACGCTCTGGTATTAAGTTAGGCATGGGATTAGGTGTTGCGGCGACTCTGTGTCATCAATTACAGGTCCACCCATATCAAGAGCAATATGAGCGAGATAAGTTAAAGCAAATAGCGAACTGGCTGTATTTAGTGACGGCTGATATTAGCTTGTTCGAGCCTGATGGCTTGTTGATAAAAGTGAGCGATATGTTGAGTTTATATCCGAATCTAACAACCTATTGGCAAGCGGTTCAGGAGCATTTAAATAAGCTAGGTGTTCGTTATTATTACGCTAGTGCTTATTCTGTTTATGGTGCTCGTTTATTGGCACGAGCGCATGAAAATAACATCCTAGACGATAAGCAACAGCTAGCTCAGAGTATAGGCAGCTATAGCCTTGAAGCGACTGATTTACCGAGTAAAACGGTCATTAACTTACGGCGAGTTGGCATACAAACAATTGCTGATCTACAGCGTTTAGCGCTAGCTGATATTGGTAAGCGATTTGGTCTAGATATCGTCACTTATATCGGTAAATTAACAGGACAATTAAAGCACCCGGTTGAATATTATCACCCACCTGAGCAGTTCCTGCATTATCTTGAATTACTCTATGAAATGAGTAACCTCGATTGGCTTAAAAAGCCGTTATCGAAAGTGTATAGCTTACTTGAAACTTTTCTGCGTATGCGCAATAAGCACGCAAGAGAGCTTATTGTTACCTTGCATCTACGCGATAAAGCCGACCAAAGCCTTACTGTGGCAGCAGGGCAGGGTGAATATAAAGCGGATAAATGGCTAACCTTAACCTTGTTAAGGTTTGAATCACTAACACTACAAGCCCCAGTTGTTGGTATTACGGTTCAAGCTAAGCACCTGATCCATAGTGTGGTTGAAAAAAATGATTTATTTGTTGGTCGGCAAGGCGAGTTATCAGCTAACGAACTCATCGCTATGCTGCAAGCAAAACTGGGTAACAATCAAGTTCAGGGGGTTAAAGCGATTTATGATCATCGGCCAGAGTATGCCACCAAGCCCTGTCAGCCATTACAAACAAATCGGCCAATTGAGCCTCAATCAGTAGGTGTTCAACCCGGCTTTATTCTACCAACGCCACTGCCTTTACAAGAAAAAGTCGTTATTGAGCATGGGCCATCGCGTATTGCTGCTGGTTGGTGGGACGATAACGAAGTGATCAGAGATTATTTTATTGCCCGTACGGAAAGTGGTCGGTGGCTTTGGGTTTTTCGGACACCAGAGCAGCACTGGTTTGTTCATGGCTTATTTAGTTGA
- a CDS encoding error-prone DNA polymerase, whose protein sequence is MSYAELFCQSNFSFLTGASHPEELIHQAEFLGYQALAITDECSVAGVVRAHSAIKEHQLGIKLIVGSMFWLTDELQVVLLCPSRHAYGELCRIITNARRRSAKGQYQLAEWDLMSIKHCFVLWLPQGHKKDHDWGEWLRQYHSNRLWLGYQRHLLACDDDYLQHCLILAKRFEIAMCACGGVLMHNATRLPLQHTLTAIAQGRPVAKLGCELLANSERSLRSIGKLNRLFNATWLKETVRIAQCCQFNLDELKYEYPSELVPKGQTAMGYLKALVAKGIKKRFPEGVKPSIQATIEKELSLIEALNYPYYFLTIHDVVMFAKSQGILFQGRGSAANSIVCYCLEITSVDPRQISVLFERFISKERDEPPDIDVDFEHERREEVIQYIYQKYGRERTALAATVIRYRLKSAIREVGKALGIEETQLAFFIKNINRRDKTLNWQSQIVELGLDPESKQGQHFITLVHDILGFPRHLSQHVGGFVISSGPLYELVPVENAAMAERTVIQWDKDDLESLGLLKIDILALGMLSAIRKCFALVEQHYQRQLSIAQITAMPDDQAVYQMIQQADTVGVFQIESRAQMSMLPRLKPKTYYDLVIQIAIVRPGPIQGDMVHPFLKRRNGEESIDYPSEEVKSVLERTLGVPIFQEQVIKLAMVAAGFTGGEADQLRRAMATWKKNGELIKFKTKLTQGMLARGYTIDFAERIFQQICGFGEYGFPESHSASFAVLAYVSAWLKYYYPVAFYTSLLNSLPMGFYSASQLIQDAKRHGIEVLPICLNHSHHDHILEDIQTTKALRLGFRLVKGLSEQGIKTLIAHRPQQGYSSIGQLQQLNINARDMQLLASADVLKVLTGNRYQSRWALMTNESELPLFANLPQVNEPKQQYLFAPSDYDTLIEDYAATGLTLNQHPISLLDCANQLPRFSRMQALTSLSHKSFVTVIGVVTGKQSPGTASGVTFVTLEDDTGNINVVVWAGTARAQKTPFMSAKILMVKGILEREGEVVHVIAGQLTDLTDKLANLASQSREFK, encoded by the coding sequence ATGAGCTACGCAGAATTATTTTGCCAAAGTAATTTCTCTTTTTTGACCGGCGCTTCGCATCCTGAAGAGTTGATCCATCAAGCCGAGTTCTTGGGTTATCAAGCATTAGCAATTACCGATGAATGCTCGGTTGCTGGCGTAGTAAGAGCTCACAGCGCGATTAAAGAACACCAACTCGGTATTAAACTGATTGTCGGTAGTATGTTTTGGCTAACTGATGAATTACAAGTGGTGCTGTTGTGTCCATCTCGTCATGCTTATGGTGAATTGTGCCGTATTATTACCAATGCTAGGCGACGCAGTGCAAAAGGTCAGTATCAATTAGCCGAGTGGGATTTAATGAGTATTAAACACTGTTTCGTACTTTGGTTACCTCAAGGTCATAAAAAAGATCACGATTGGGGCGAATGGCTTAGACAATATCACAGCAATCGTTTATGGCTTGGTTATCAGCGTCATTTACTCGCTTGTGATGATGATTATTTACAGCATTGTTTGATATTAGCTAAACGCTTTGAAATAGCGATGTGTGCTTGTGGCGGCGTATTGATGCACAACGCAACTCGGCTCCCATTACAACATACGTTAACGGCAATTGCTCAAGGTCGGCCAGTGGCTAAATTAGGCTGTGAATTACTTGCTAATAGTGAGCGTTCACTCCGCTCAATTGGTAAGCTTAATAGGTTGTTTAATGCTACATGGTTAAAAGAAACGGTGAGGATTGCTCAGTGTTGTCAGTTTAATTTGGATGAATTGAAGTACGAATATCCATCTGAACTAGTACCGAAGGGGCAAACAGCTATGGGCTATTTAAAAGCTTTAGTTGCTAAAGGTATTAAAAAGCGTTTTCCCGAAGGTGTTAAGCCGTCTATTCAAGCAACAATAGAAAAAGAACTATCGCTCATTGAAGCGTTAAATTACCCCTATTATTTTTTGACCATTCACGATGTTGTGATGTTTGCTAAAAGCCAAGGGATTTTATTTCAAGGTCGAGGCTCTGCGGCAAACTCTATTGTTTGCTATTGCTTGGAAATCACCTCCGTTGACCCTCGGCAAATTTCAGTGTTATTTGAGCGCTTTATTAGTAAGGAACGCGATGAGCCCCCTGATATTGATGTTGATTTTGAGCATGAACGACGCGAAGAAGTCATTCAATATATCTACCAAAAATATGGCCGTGAACGCACAGCACTTGCCGCTACCGTCATCCGCTATCGATTAAAAAGTGCGATAAGGGAAGTGGGTAAAGCATTGGGTATTGAAGAAACTCAACTCGCTTTCTTTATCAAAAATATAAATCGGCGTGATAAAACATTAAATTGGCAAAGCCAAATTGTCGAGCTAGGACTAGATCCTGAGTCTAAGCAAGGTCAACATTTCATTACCTTAGTCCATGATATTTTAGGGTTCCCACGCCATTTATCGCAGCATGTTGGTGGCTTTGTTATTTCATCAGGCCCTTTATATGAATTAGTCCCCGTTGAAAATGCAGCAATGGCTGAACGAACGGTGATCCAGTGGGATAAAGACGATCTAGAGTCTTTAGGCTTACTCAAAATCGATATACTAGCCCTTGGTATGCTAAGTGCCATTCGCAAATGTTTTGCCTTAGTTGAGCAACATTATCAACGGCAACTCTCTATTGCTCAGATCACTGCGATGCCTGATGATCAAGCGGTATATCAAATGATCCAACAAGCAGATACTGTTGGGGTTTTTCAAATTGAATCGCGCGCGCAAATGAGTATGTTACCGCGCTTAAAGCCTAAGACATATTACGATTTAGTGATCCAAATAGCGATTGTGAGACCTGGCCCAATTCAAGGAGATATGGTTCACCCTTTTTTGAAAAGGCGTAATGGCGAGGAAAGCATTGATTACCCATCTGAGGAAGTTAAGTCGGTACTTGAACGTACGTTAGGCGTGCCAATTTTTCAGGAGCAGGTGATCAAGCTTGCCATGGTGGCTGCCGGCTTTACAGGTGGCGAGGCCGATCAACTACGGCGTGCAATGGCGACCTGGAAGAAAAACGGCGAGCTGATAAAGTTTAAAACCAAATTAACCCAAGGAATGCTAGCACGCGGTTATACAATCGATTTTGCCGAGCGTATTTTTCAACAAATTTGTGGCTTTGGTGAATATGGTTTTCCCGAAAGTCACTCGGCATCGTTTGCCGTACTAGCGTATGTATCTGCTTGGTTGAAATATTATTATCCCGTCGCATTTTATACATCGCTACTCAATAGTTTACCTATGGGTTTTTACAGTGCTTCGCAACTTATTCAAGATGCGAAACGCCACGGTATTGAAGTGTTACCCATTTGCCTTAATCATTCACACCACGATCATATCCTTGAAGATATTCAAACAACTAAAGCACTTAGACTCGGCTTTCGATTAGTAAAAGGCTTATCTGAGCAAGGCATTAAAACCTTAATAGCGCATCGCCCTCAACAAGGTTACTCAAGCATTGGCCAGTTACAGCAACTCAATATCAATGCCCGAGATATGCAGTTGTTGGCCAGTGCCGATGTGCTGAAAGTATTAACCGGTAACCGCTATCAAAGTCGGTGGGCATTAATGACTAATGAAAGTGAGTTACCCCTGTTTGCCAATTTACCCCAAGTGAACGAGCCTAAACAGCAATATTTATTTGCGCCTTCAGACTACGACACATTAATTGAAGACTATGCGGCAACGGGCTTAACCTTAAATCAACATCCTATTAGTTTATTAGACTGTGCAAACCAGTTACCTAGGTTTAGTCGTATGCAAGCACTAACTTCACTGTCGCATAAGTCCTTTGTTACTGTTATTGGTGTTGTTACAGGTAAGCAATCACCGGGAACCGCATCGGGGGTGACCTTTGTTACGCTTGAAGACGATACTGGTAATATCAATGTTGTTGTTTGGGCAGGAACAGCAAGAGCACAAAAAACACCGTTTATGTCGGCGAAGATACTGATGGTTAAAGGGATTTTAGAGCGAGAAGGGGAGGTGGTTCACGTCATTGCTGGCCAGTTAACCGATCTAACCGATAAGCTGGCTAATTTAGCATCACAGTCACGAGAGTTTAAGTAA
- a CDS encoding phospholipase D-like domain-containing protein → MNKQVFLFTLLLSILLGGCSTTSTCEDDASSKQCVVEPSVSAPEIDDLYYVRTIFSQSKLKKSGIDPIKLALDSKTPVNSAQAKILGLTTEDSIRSIATKIWMIENAEHTIDATYYIFARDLIGNAMLGAFCNAVKRGVDVRLMVDSIGSYGINHGELKALKNCEQSAGYMKNSNGELTTRKARVQIVIFNALSKVFVNVNRRSHDKMLVVDAAFPDKAMVITGGRNVSLDYYGITTDGKVNKDTFKDLEILLKTGDYKPSDLSSLGAVSQAYMSILYLNRGNKQITSVLPYYAEQIKAQNALSKLKGFELFDKYYQTMPEFIKQDFKPAQVRLAHELGNLESTDVVENRVENLNSNPNSIVALLKRNDKESEQVKHLKIVSPYLFLAEYKTPTGKVIMDEREDLYRWLDEDPERTIEIITNSVLTSDNFFTQAMIDQDMAPRLLMTPDMVKVWQDDWNKGEFNADFINSQAYLDAISNPRIKIYQIGKLDSDILGGESVYGKLHAKFMFSDSIGFIGTTNLDYRSRLYNNEMGFFFAGDELRADLVSAFDQLKANAYLWGTPQWLEMRKQLIDVGGLKGRSTKRQRKIYTDLIRTGLKWQF, encoded by the coding sequence ATGAATAAGCAGGTATTTTTATTTACGTTATTATTGAGCATTTTATTAGGGGGATGCAGTACAACGTCGACATGTGAAGATGATGCCTCTAGTAAACAGTGTGTAGTTGAACCAAGTGTCAGCGCACCTGAAATAGACGATCTATATTACGTTCGTACCATTTTTTCTCAAAGTAAGCTAAAAAAGAGCGGCATTGATCCAATCAAGCTTGCGCTAGATTCAAAAACACCAGTCAACAGTGCACAAGCTAAAATTTTAGGCCTGACAACCGAAGATAGTATTCGCTCAATCGCCACTAAAATTTGGATGATAGAAAATGCCGAACACACCATCGATGCAACCTACTACATATTCGCAAGAGATCTTATTGGCAATGCTATGTTAGGTGCTTTTTGTAATGCGGTTAAACGCGGTGTTGATGTTCGCTTAATGGTTGATTCGATTGGCTCATACGGGATTAATCATGGCGAATTAAAAGCGCTTAAAAATTGTGAACAGTCAGCGGGTTATATGAAGAATAGCAATGGCGAGTTAACTACCCGTAAAGCAAGAGTTCAGATTGTCATTTTCAACGCACTATCTAAAGTTTTCGTCAATGTTAACCGTCGCTCGCATGACAAGATGTTGGTTGTTGATGCCGCGTTTCCTGACAAGGCTATGGTTATAACAGGTGGACGTAATGTATCACTTGATTACTATGGCATAACAACTGACGGAAAAGTTAACAAAGACACGTTTAAAGACCTCGAAATACTACTTAAAACTGGCGATTACAAACCGAGCGACTTGAGTTCTTTGGGCGCGGTATCTCAAGCATACATGAGCATTTTGTACTTAAATCGTGGCAATAAGCAAATAACCTCAGTACTGCCTTACTACGCTGAGCAAATAAAAGCACAAAACGCCTTGAGCAAACTAAAGGGCTTTGAGCTGTTTGATAAGTACTATCAAACAATGCCTGAATTTATCAAGCAAGATTTTAAACCAGCACAAGTCAGACTTGCTCATGAACTCGGCAATTTAGAATCAACAGATGTTGTAGAAAATCGCGTTGAGAACCTCAATTCAAATCCCAATTCAATTGTCGCATTACTTAAGCGCAACGATAAAGAAAGTGAGCAAGTTAAACACCTCAAAATAGTGTCGCCGTATCTATTTCTCGCTGAATATAAAACGCCAACCGGTAAAGTGATTATGGATGAGCGAGAAGATTTATACCGCTGGCTTGACGAAGATCCCGAGCGAACCATTGAAATTATTACAAACTCGGTATTAACCAGTGATAATTTCTTTACTCAAGCAATGATTGACCAAGATATGGCGCCGCGATTATTAATGACACCTGACATGGTAAAAGTTTGGCAAGATGACTGGAACAAAGGTGAATTTAATGCTGATTTTATTAACAGCCAAGCATACCTAGATGCAATCAGTAATCCCAGGATAAAGATTTACCAAATTGGCAAGCTTGATTCTGATATTTTAGGCGGTGAAAGTGTTTACGGAAAACTCCATGCTAAATTTATGTTTTCTGATAGTATTGGTTTTATCGGCACAACCAACCTAGATTATCGCTCTCGTTTATACAATAACGAAATGGGCTTTTTCTTTGCTGGTGATGAGTTAAGAGCCGATCTTGTCAGTGCGTTTGATCAATTGAAGGCGAATGCTTACCTCTGGGGAACACCACAATGGCTAGAGATGCGAAAGCAATTAATCGATGTTGGTGGTTTAAAGGGACGAAGCACGAAACGTCAACGTAAAATCTACACAGATCTAATACGCACAGGCTTAAAATGGCAGTTCTAA